One Paenibacillus crassostreae DNA segment encodes these proteins:
- a CDS encoding LL-diaminopimelate aminotransferase — protein MSIEQYQQTYIQTNFADRIGGSNYGKGTEIYKFEKIKRAKASAKKDFPNIELIDMGVGEPDEMADASIVTKLAEEAAKSENRGYADNGISEFKEAAAKYLQEVFCVDGIDPVNEIVHSIGSKPALAMLPSCFINPGDITIMTVPGYPVLGTHTKYLGGEVFTVELKKENKFLPNLNDIPADIARRAKLLYLNYPNNPTGASATVEFFTEVVEWARKYDVVVVHDAPYAALTYDGMKPLSFLSVEGAKDVGIELHSLSKSYNMTGWRIGFVAGNPLIVKAFSDVKDNNDSGQFIAIQKAAAYGLSRPEITEQIALKYSRRHNLLVDALNELGFSAEKPKGSFFLYVEAPKGVKGGQRFTSGEDFSQFLIREQLISTVPWDDAGHFVRFSVTFIANGEEDEKRVISEIKRRLSQVEFEF, from the coding sequence ATGAGTATTGAACAATATCAGCAAACGTATATACAAACGAATTTTGCCGATCGAATCGGTGGTTCCAACTATGGTAAAGGTACAGAAATCTATAAATTCGAAAAGATAAAGCGTGCTAAAGCATCTGCCAAGAAAGATTTCCCCAACATAGAATTAATTGATATGGGAGTGGGAGAACCCGATGAGATGGCGGATGCATCGATTGTTACGAAATTAGCTGAAGAAGCGGCTAAATCGGAGAATAGAGGCTATGCTGATAATGGTATTTCGGAATTTAAGGAGGCCGCTGCGAAATATTTACAGGAAGTATTCTGTGTAGATGGTATTGATCCAGTTAACGAAATCGTACACTCGATTGGATCGAAGCCAGCATTAGCTATGTTGCCTTCTTGCTTTATCAATCCAGGTGATATCACGATAATGACAGTACCAGGTTATCCGGTACTGGGAACACATACGAAGTATTTGGGTGGAGAAGTATTTACAGTTGAATTGAAGAAGGAAAACAAATTCCTACCGAATTTAAACGATATTCCTGCAGATATTGCACGTCGTGCCAAACTTTTATATTTGAATTACCCTAATAACCCAACTGGGGCTAGTGCGACCGTGGAGTTCTTCACTGAAGTGGTAGAATGGGCTAGAAAATATGATGTAGTTGTTGTACATGACGCACCCTATGCTGCCTTAACTTATGATGGCATGAAACCACTCAGTTTTCTTTCTGTTGAAGGGGCTAAGGATGTAGGGATTGAACTTCATTCCCTTTCTAAGTCATATAATATGACGGGCTGGCGAATTGGTTTTGTAGCTGGAAATCCCCTTATTGTTAAAGCTTTCAGTGATGTGAAAGATAACAATGATTCTGGTCAGTTCATAGCCATCCAAAAGGCGGCAGCATATGGTCTTTCTCGCCCTGAGATCACTGAACAAATTGCACTTAAATACTCTCGCCGTCATAACTTATTGGTGGACGCTTTGAATGAATTAGGATTCTCAGCCGAGAAACCTAAAGGCTCATTTTTCTTATATGTAGAAGCACCAAAGGGTGTCAAAGGTGGGCAACGATTTACATCGGGTGAAGATTTCTCACAATTTCTTATTCGTGAACAACTCATTTCGACAGTACCGTGGGATGATGCTGGCCACTTTGTTCGTTTCTCAGTTACCTTTATTGCGAATGGTGAAGAGGATGAGAAGAGAGTAATCAGTGAAATTAAACGTCGCTTAAGCCAGGTTGAATTTGAATTTTAA
- a CDS encoding RluA family pseudouridine synthase: MREFIVEEGSGKERIDKYITEVWGEDVSRSQVQLWINGDHVKVNGNTVKANYKLSVGDQIEVIVPEPTLVEIIAQDIPLEVVYEDQDLIVVNKPRGMVVHPAPGHSSGTLVNALMYHCKDLSGINGELRPGIVHRIDKDTSGLIMAAKNDKSHASLAAQLKEHTVTRRYIALVQGSIGHDQGTVDAPIGRDPLDRKMYTVKEKNSKQAVTHFTVQERLGDYTLLELKLETGRTHQIRVHMKFIGHSLVGDPIYGRGKGIKFGGQALHAAVLGFNHPSSGEYLEFNADIPQDLQDLLASLRSR; this comes from the coding sequence ATCAGAGAATTTATAGTTGAAGAAGGTTCTGGTAAAGAGCGTATTGATAAGTATATTACTGAAGTATGGGGTGAAGATGTTTCCCGTTCACAGGTTCAATTATGGATCAATGGTGACCATGTGAAAGTGAATGGAAATACGGTTAAGGCGAATTATAAGCTATCTGTGGGGGATCAAATTGAAGTTATTGTTCCTGAACCAACATTAGTCGAAATCATAGCACAGGATATTCCGCTTGAAGTTGTATATGAAGATCAAGATCTTATCGTTGTGAATAAGCCAAGAGGGATGGTTGTACATCCAGCACCAGGTCATTCTTCAGGTACGTTAGTTAATGCTCTAATGTATCATTGTAAGGATTTATCGGGTATTAATGGTGAATTACGTCCAGGCATCGTCCATCGTATAGATAAAGATACATCCGGATTGATTATGGCTGCGAAGAATGACAAGTCACATGCCTCTCTAGCAGCACAATTAAAGGAACATACAGTGACTCGACGCTATATTGCGTTGGTACAAGGAAGTATTGGTCATGATCAAGGGACCGTTGATGCACCTATTGGACGAGATCCTCTAGATCGCAAAATGTACACGGTTAAGGAGAAGAATAGTAAACAAGCCGTGACACATTTTACAGTACAGGAACGTCTAGGTGATTATACATTGCTAGAACTTAAGCTTGAAACAGGACGAACTCATCAGATTCGTGTCCATATGAAGTTTATTGGTCATTCTTTGGTTGGGGACCCCATATATGGACGAGGAAAAGGAATCAAATTTGGTGGACAAGCGTTACATGCAGCTGTATTAGGATTTAATCATCCTTCAAGTGGTGAATATCTAGAATTCAATGCTGATATACCACAAGACCTACAAGATCTACTTGCTAGTCTACGTAGTCGCTAA
- the lspA gene encoding signal peptidase II, which produces MVYYIIALVAFLVDQGTKYLVASRMELSEQIPVIGNFFLITSHRNRGAAFGILQDQRWFFILITSIVVIAIIWYLQKVMKTSNKLLPLALSLVLGGAIGNFIDRVIAGEVVDFLMFNFGNYTFPIFNVADSCIVVGVGLIILDSFLDMKRNPSNPNTEGNEEA; this is translated from the coding sequence GTGGTATATTACATAATCGCGTTAGTTGCTTTTTTAGTGGATCAAGGAACGAAATATTTGGTTGCCAGCCGGATGGAATTGTCCGAACAAATACCGGTGATTGGCAATTTCTTTCTGATAACATCACATCGTAATCGTGGTGCTGCTTTTGGAATCCTTCAGGATCAACGCTGGTTTTTTATCTTGATTACGAGTATCGTCGTTATAGCTATTATTTGGTATTTACAAAAAGTGATGAAAACAAGTAATAAATTATTGCCTTTAGCACTTAGTTTGGTACTAGGTGGGGCGATAGGTAATTTTATTGACCGTGTCATTGCAGGTGAAGTGGTAGATTTCTTGATGTTCAACTTTGGCAACTATACATTCCCTATTTTTAATGTAGCGGATTCATGTATTGTTGTAGGTGTTGGATTGATTATTCTGGACTCCTTCCTTGATATGAAAAGAAATCCATCGAATCCGAATACGGAAGGAAATGAAGAAGCGTGA
- a CDS encoding TraR/DksA C4-type zinc finger protein: protein MTQSLSSAQINHLRQMLELEKEDITNRTKNNEHNGLEDSLRYQTGELSSIDNHPGDVATELYYRSMDISLLEHDDLQLDRIENALTQMNEGTYGTCTICGQSIPYDRLLAVPATRYCKEHSPRQQVSDDRPVEEEILMPPFGRTSLDERHDQNGFDGEDAWQTVERWGTSNSPAMAEDNQIESYDDMAIEADDEIEGCVESLESFVSADIEGNPTGIVRNHHYHKYMSSDEGIDTLTQQDMIP, encoded by the coding sequence ATGACACAGTCGCTATCATCAGCACAAATAAATCATCTACGTCAAATGCTCGAACTTGAAAAAGAGGATATCACAAACCGTACGAAAAATAATGAACATAATGGACTTGAAGATTCCTTACGTTATCAAACAGGTGAACTATCCAGTATAGACAACCATCCAGGTGACGTTGCAACAGAACTCTATTACCGTAGTATGGATATTTCACTTCTAGAACACGATGACTTACAATTAGATCGAATTGAGAATGCATTGACTCAAATGAATGAAGGTACCTATGGAACTTGTACAATTTGTGGTCAATCCATACCCTATGATCGACTACTCGCTGTTCCTGCTACGCGATACTGTAAAGAACATTCACCAAGACAACAAGTATCAGATGACCGTCCGGTTGAGGAAGAAATTCTAATGCCTCCTTTTGGGCGTACTAGCTTGGATGAGCGGCATGACCAGAATGGATTTGATGGTGAAGATGCCTGGCAAACTGTAGAGCGTTGGGGCACATCTAATTCACCAGCTATGGCTGAGGACAATCAAATTGAAAGTTATGATGACATGGCCATTGAAGCTGATGATGAAATCGAAGGATGTGTTGAGTCCTTAGAAAGCTTCGTCTCCGCAGATATTGAAGGAAATCCAACAGGTATTGTTCGTAATCATCACTATCACAAGTATATGTCGAGCGATGAGGGCATTGATACTCTTACACAACAGGATATGATTCCTTAA
- a CDS encoding DUF5665 domain-containing protein translates to MKQDRSEDTYNLMMKVADQLERSRIAQYTELLHRPWRLIWLNILSGTARGVGIAIGFTFFAATIIYVLQLLGALNLPIVGDYIADIVRIVQRQLELNY, encoded by the coding sequence ATTAAACAGGATCGTTCAGAAGATACCTATAATCTAATGATGAAGGTAGCAGACCAATTAGAAAGATCACGTATAGCCCAATATACAGAGTTATTACATCGGCCATGGCGACTAATATGGCTTAATATACTATCAGGTACAGCACGTGGTGTAGGAATAGCAATTGGATTTACTTTTTTTGCAGCGACGATCATTTATGTTTTGCAATTACTTGGAGCATTAAATTTACCTATTGTTGGAGATTATATAGCTGATATTGTACGCATTGTACAAAGACAATTGGAATTAAATTATTGA
- the ileS gene encoding isoleucine--tRNA ligase, protein MNRVDVKEKARARELRVLKKWNDEGTFRKSIDHREGKPNFVFYEGPPTANGKPHIGHVLGRVIKDFIGRYQTMKGYRVVRKAGWDTHGLPVELGVQKQLGITHKHEIEEYGVEAFIKKCKESVFVYEKQWRELTEAIGYWTNMDDPYITLDNNYIESVWNILATVHDKDLLYRGHRVSPYCPSCQTSLSSHEVAQGYKDVKDLSATAKFKLHDSGEYVLAWTTTPWTLPGHVALAVNPEMEYARVKQADGVYIVAKKLVDDVMHGEYEVIGTLKGSELVGQMYDAPFSYTQLEKSNVILGAKFVTDASGTGIVHLAPAHGEDDYRVCKENDISFVNVVNLQGCYVDEVTDLAGRFVKDCDIDIVKMLSERGMLYSKEKYEHSYPFCWRCDTPLLYYAMDSWFIKTTAIKDQLIANNNEVEWYPGHVREGRFGKFLEDLVDWNISRDRYWGTPLNIWICQETGEQFAPHNIAELRARAIGDVPENLELHKPYVDDVKVRSSCGQYIMTRTPEVIDVWFDSGSMPFAQQHYPFENQETFEQQYPADMICEGIDQTRGWFYSLLAVSTLLTGKAPYKAVMATGHVLDEQGQKMSKSKGNVIDPWEIIEEYGTDAFRWALLSDSAPWNSKRFSKGIVGEAKSKLVDTLVNTHAFLTLYASIDGFDAAKHPFQLSNHKLDRWILSRLNSLIKTVDKGLAVNDFLNASKAIEGFVDELSNWYIRRSRDRFWGSGLTEDKLDAYRTLTEVMMTTAKLIAPFTPMLAEDIYLNLGGVDSVHLDDYPQANEELIDEALERDMETARRIVELARNVRNETGIKTRQPLSELIVSIDHGFNLPGYEDIIKEEINVKNIVTESDDSGFVDLTLKLNLKIGGKKYGKNVGFLQNHFKSMTAEETREAVQSGILNVTSPEGDELQITPEELLIDKQARSGFASASGYGITVALNTEITPDLVQEGWVREVIRAVQDYRKKLDLPIEKRVVLTLAVDDELKEAITTFNHVLRENVLVSELLFGSNETMEQVEIAGKTVGIYIAD, encoded by the coding sequence ATGAATAGAGTCGATGTCAAAGAAAAGGCACGCGCTAGAGAATTGCGCGTTTTGAAGAAGTGGAATGATGAAGGAACGTTTCGTAAATCGATAGATCACCGTGAAGGAAAACCTAATTTTGTATTTTACGAGGGACCACCTACAGCGAATGGTAAGCCACATATTGGCCACGTCCTGGGACGGGTAATCAAGGATTTCATTGGTCGGTATCAGACGATGAAAGGGTATCGTGTCGTACGTAAAGCAGGATGGGATACACATGGTCTTCCTGTTGAGTTAGGTGTGCAGAAACAACTAGGAATTACGCATAAACATGAGATTGAAGAGTATGGCGTAGAAGCTTTTATTAAGAAGTGTAAGGAAAGTGTATTTGTCTATGAGAAGCAATGGCGTGAATTGACTGAAGCGATCGGATACTGGACGAATATGGATGATCCATATATCACATTGGATAACAATTACATCGAGAGTGTGTGGAATATTCTAGCTACGGTGCATGACAAAGATTTGTTATATCGTGGTCATCGCGTTAGCCCGTACTGCCCTTCTTGCCAGACATCGCTTAGCTCGCATGAAGTTGCGCAAGGTTATAAGGATGTTAAAGATCTGAGTGCTACGGCGAAGTTCAAGTTACATGATAGTGGTGAGTATGTTCTAGCTTGGACCACAACGCCCTGGACTTTACCTGGACACGTAGCGCTGGCTGTGAATCCAGAAATGGAATATGCGCGTGTGAAGCAAGCAGATGGCGTATATATCGTAGCTAAGAAGCTAGTGGATGATGTGATGCATGGTGAGTATGAAGTCATCGGCACGCTTAAAGGTTCAGAGTTAGTTGGCCAAATGTATGATGCACCATTTAGTTACACGCAATTAGAGAAATCTAATGTGATTCTGGGTGCGAAATTTGTTACAGATGCTAGTGGTACAGGTATCGTTCATTTAGCTCCAGCTCATGGTGAAGATGACTATAGAGTATGTAAAGAGAATGACATCAGTTTTGTGAATGTCGTGAATCTACAAGGATGCTACGTTGATGAAGTAACTGATTTGGCTGGACGTTTTGTTAAAGATTGTGACATCGATATTGTCAAAATGCTTTCTGAACGTGGCATGCTATATAGTAAAGAAAAATATGAGCATAGTTATCCTTTCTGTTGGCGTTGTGATACACCACTATTGTATTATGCTATGGACAGTTGGTTTATTAAGACAACAGCGATTAAGGATCAATTGATTGCTAACAATAATGAGGTTGAATGGTATCCAGGCCATGTTCGTGAAGGGCGTTTCGGTAAATTCCTAGAGGATTTGGTGGATTGGAATATTAGTCGTGACCGTTATTGGGGTACACCACTGAATATTTGGATATGTCAAGAAACGGGAGAACAGTTCGCACCACACAATATTGCAGAGCTTAGAGCCCGTGCGATTGGTGATGTTCCTGAGAATTTAGAGTTACACAAACCGTATGTCGATGATGTGAAAGTACGTAGTTCTTGTGGGCAATACATCATGACTCGTACACCAGAAGTAATTGATGTATGGTTCGATAGCGGTTCAATGCCGTTTGCTCAGCAACATTATCCTTTTGAGAATCAGGAAACGTTCGAGCAACAGTATCCTGCGGACATGATCTGTGAAGGGATTGACCAGACGCGTGGGTGGTTCTATAGTCTTTTAGCTGTATCTACGCTTCTAACAGGGAAAGCTCCTTATAAAGCTGTTATGGCGACTGGACATGTGCTAGATGAGCAAGGACAGAAGATGTCTAAGTCTAAAGGAAATGTTATTGATCCGTGGGAAATTATTGAAGAGTATGGAACGGATGCTTTCCGTTGGGCGTTACTATCTGATAGTGCACCTTGGAATAGCAAACGCTTCTCCAAAGGAATCGTAGGGGAAGCCAAATCTAAGTTGGTGGATACGCTAGTTAACACCCATGCATTCTTAACGCTATATGCAAGTATAGATGGTTTTGATGCTGCTAAACATCCATTCCAACTATCGAATCATAAGCTAGATCGCTGGATTTTATCTCGTTTGAACAGTTTGATTAAGACGGTAGATAAAGGATTAGCTGTGAACGATTTCTTAAATGCTTCGAAAGCAATAGAAGGTTTTGTGGATGAACTAAGTAACTGGTATATCCGTCGTTCGCGTGATCGTTTCTGGGGAAGTGGACTTACGGAAGATAAACTGGATGCCTACCGCACATTAACGGAAGTGATGATGACGACGGCGAAGTTGATCGCGCCATTCACACCGATGTTGGCTGAAGATATTTATCTGAATCTTGGTGGAGTGGATAGTGTTCATCTAGATGACTATCCTCAGGCGAATGAAGAGCTGATTGACGAGGCTTTAGAGCGCGATATGGAGACAGCACGTCGTATTGTTGAGCTTGCACGAAACGTTCGTAATGAGACAGGAATTAAGACTCGTCAGCCGTTGTCAGAACTGATTGTTTCGATTGATCATGGTTTTAATCTACCTGGATATGAGGATATTATCAAAGAAGAAATCAATGTGAAGAATATCGTTACAGAAAGCGATGATAGCGGTTTTGTTGATCTAACACTCAAGCTTAATTTAAAAATTGGCGGTAAAAAATATGGTAAAAATGTTGGATTCCTGCAAAATCACTTCAAGAGTATGACTGCAGAGGAAACGCGTGAAGCGGTACAATCTGGCATTCTAAATGTAACTTCTCCTGAAGGTGATGAATTACAAATTACGCCTGAAGAATTGTTAATTGATAAGCAGGCAAGATCTGGTTTTGCCTCTGCTTCAGGGTACGGGATTACAGTAGCATTAAATACTGAGATTACACCTGATCTAGTACAAGAAGGATGGGTGCGCGAAGTGATCCGTGCGGTTCAGGATTATCGCAAGAAATTGGATCTACCGATTGAGAAGCGTGTTGTCTTGACGTTAGCTGTTGATGACGAACTGAAAGAAGCTATTACTACATTTAATCATGTATTACGTGAAAATGTGTTAGTGAGTGAATTATTGTTTGGTTCGAATGAAACGATGGAACAAGTTGAGATTGCTGGTAAAACCGTTGGTATCTATATTGCAGATTAA
- a CDS encoding DivIVA domain-containing protein — MPLTPLDIHNKEFGRRIRGYDEDEVNEFLDQVIKDYESVIRENKELQNQMFTLQERLDHFVNIEESLSKTIIVAQEAADDVKSNAKKESQLILKEAEKNADRIVNESLSKSRKIAMEVEELKKQASIYRTRFRTLVEAQLELLSMDGWDSLESREEVKELL; from the coding sequence ATGCCGTTAACACCATTGGATATACATAACAAAGAATTTGGCCGCCGTATCCGCGGTTATGATGAAGATGAAGTTAATGAATTCTTGGACCAAGTCATTAAGGATTACGAGAGTGTTATTCGGGAGAACAAGGAATTACAGAACCAGATGTTTACTCTTCAAGAGAGATTAGATCATTTCGTTAATATTGAGGAATCCCTATCTAAGACAATCATTGTTGCACAAGAAGCAGCAGATGATGTGAAGAGTAATGCCAAGAAGGAATCTCAGTTAATTCTAAAAGAAGCCGAGAAGAATGCAGACCGAATTGTTAATGAGTCCTTATCCAAATCACGGAAAATTGCAATGGAAGTGGAAGAGCTAAAGAAACAGGCTTCCATTTATCGCACACGTTTCCGTACGTTGGTTGAAGCACAATTGGAATTACTTAGTATGGATGGTTGGGATTCATTAGAAAGCCGTGAAGAAGTTAAGGAATTACTATAA
- a CDS encoding RNA-binding protein — protein sequence MVKEILEHFHPDERQFVDKAWEWVINAGEYHELKLTDFLDPRQAFILQTLVNRHPDVHIRLDGGYEGAERCRAIVAPDYRNLDDEDMGLAVLSIYSGDQKFLELDHGDYMGAILNLGIKRSKIGDIHVLDDGCHSVVGEDIAAYLQMQLNQVHRIHVQSEILPLAALRTSQSSLSTMEITVASLRLDGICSDAYQLSRSKILVPIKAGRCRVNWRVVEDPSVILKEGDVISLQGFGRFKVLELDGITKKGRHRVKVGKFV from the coding sequence ATGGTAAAAGAAATTCTAGAACATTTCCACCCAGACGAGAGACAATTTGTTGACAAAGCATGGGAATGGGTTATAAATGCTGGTGAATATCATGAATTAAAGCTTACTGATTTCCTGGATCCCCGGCAAGCTTTCATATTACAAACTTTAGTAAATCGACATCCGGATGTGCATATTCGCCTTGATGGTGGTTATGAAGGAGCGGAAAGATGCCGAGCGATTGTTGCACCTGATTATCGTAATCTTGACGACGAAGACATGGGTTTAGCGGTGCTCAGTATCTATTCTGGAGATCAGAAATTTCTAGAACTTGACCATGGTGACTACATGGGGGCTATTCTAAATTTAGGGATTAAACGTAGCAAGATTGGTGATATTCATGTGTTGGATGATGGTTGCCACTCGGTAGTTGGAGAAGATATTGCAGCATATCTTCAAATGCAGCTAAATCAAGTGCACCGTATTCATGTACAGAGTGAGATTTTGCCGCTAGCAGCATTGCGGACAAGCCAGTCCTCGCTCAGTACTATGGAGATTACGGTCGCTTCCTTGCGTCTAGATGGGATTTGTTCAGATGCATACCAATTAAGTCGTAGTAAAATCCTTGTTCCTATCAAAGCTGGACGATGTCGAGTCAATTGGAGAGTTGTGGAGGATCCTTCCGTTATATTAAAAGAAGGTGATGTTATTTCTTTGCAAGGATTTGGCCGGTTTAAGGTATTAGAGCTAGACGGAATTACCAAAAAAGGACGTCATCGCGTCAAAGTCGGAAAATTTGTGTGA
- a CDS encoding YggT family protein, which yields MLYEVERIIDLLFNIYFYMIVIYVLMSWVPNLRENFIGELLTKLVEPYLSTFRRFIPPIMGMLDISPIIALFVLQFIQGGLVFIIRALFS from the coding sequence ATTTTGTACGAAGTAGAAAGAATTATTGATTTGTTGTTTAATATTTACTTTTACATGATCGTGATTTACGTGTTAATGTCATGGGTTCCGAATTTGCGTGAAAATTTTATTGGAGAATTGTTGACGAAGTTGGTTGAACCTTATTTATCTACATTCCGCCGATTCATTCCGCCGATTATGGGAATGCTTGATATTTCACCAATCATTGCATTATTTGTTTTACAGTTTATTCAAGGTGGATTAGTATTTATTATCCGCGCTCTATTCTCTTAG
- a CDS encoding cell division protein SepF, with amino-acid sequence MGVMNRFMSFMGLQEEEEVVEREPLAMDEEDYGVANTEPRKNQRNNVVSIHSQKNVKVVLYEPRSYDEAQEIADHLRSHRTVVMNLQRVRNDQALRIIDFVSGTVYALSGSISKIGGNIFLCTPDTVEIQGNITEILAEELEHNRMR; translated from the coding sequence ATGGGTGTTATGAATCGATTTATGAGCTTCATGGGTTTACAGGAGGAAGAAGAAGTTGTTGAGCGTGAACCACTTGCGATGGATGAAGAGGACTATGGAGTAGCTAATACAGAGCCACGTAAGAACCAAAGAAATAATGTAGTTAGTATTCATTCTCAAAAAAATGTTAAAGTGGTATTATATGAACCACGTTCTTATGATGAAGCCCAAGAGATCGCTGATCATTTGCGCTCCCATCGTACCGTTGTGATGAATCTGCAACGCGTACGTAATGATCAAGCATTACGTATTATTGATTTTGTAAGTGGAACCGTCTATGCATTAAGTGGAAGTATTTCAAAAATTGGTGGTAACATATTCTTATGTACCCCAGATACAGTCGAAATTCAAGGTAATATAACTGAGATTTTGGCCGAAGAACTTGAACATAACAGAATGAGGTGA